In Panthera leo isolate Ple1 chromosome E3, P.leo_Ple1_pat1.1, whole genome shotgun sequence, a genomic segment contains:
- the SRRM2 gene encoding serine/arginine repetitive matrix protein 2 isoform X3 has product MYNGIGLPTPRGSGTNGYVQRNLSLVRGRRGERPDYKGEEELRRLEAALVKRPNPDILDHERKRRVELRCLELEEMMEEQGYEEQQIQEKVATFRLMLLEKDVNPGGKEETPGQRPAVTETHQLAELNEKKNERLRAAFGISDSYVDGSSFDPQRRAREAKQPAPEPPKPYSLVRESSSSRSPTPKQKKKKKKKDRGRSESSSPRRERKKSSKKKKHRSESESKKRKHRSPTPKSKRKSKDKKRKRSRSTTPAPKSRRAHRSTSADSASSSDTSRSRSRSAAAKTHTITLTGRSPSPVSGRRGEGDAPSKEQGTTNTGQPSSPEPSTKQPSSPHEDKDKDKEKSAIRPSPSPERSSAGPEPPAPTPLLAEQHGGSPQPLATTTLSQEPVNPPSEASPTRGRSPPKSPEKPPQSSSESCPPSPQPTKVSRHASSSPESPKPAPAPGSRREISSSPASKSRSHGRAKRDKSHSHTPSRRVGRSRSPTTTKRGRSRSRTPTKRGHSRSRSPQWRRSRSAQRWGRSRSPQRRGRSRSPQRPGWSRSRNTQRRGRSRSARRGRSHSRSPAARGRSRSRTPARRARSRSRTPARRRSRSRTPARRRSRSRTPARRGRSRSRTPARRRSRTRSPVRRRSRSRSPARRSGRSRSRTPARRRSRSRTPARRGRSRSRTPARRGRSRSRTPVRRGRSRSRTPARRRSRSRSLVRRGRSHSRTPQRRGRSGSSSERKNKSRASQRRSRSNSSPEMKKSRVSSRRSRSLSSPRSKAKSRLSLRRSLSGSSPCPKQKSRTPPRRSRSGSSQPKAKSRTPPRRSRSGSSPPSNQKSKTPSRQSCSSSSPQPKVKSGTPPRQGSVTSPQANEQSATPQIQSRSESSPDPEVKSMTPSRHSCSGSSPPRVKSSTPPRGSRSGSSSPQPKVKAVMSPVQSHSGSSSPSPSRVTSKTPPRQSRSESPCSKMESRLLQRHSRSRSSSPDTKVKPGTPPRQSHSGSTSPCPKVKPQTPSGHSLCGSKSPCSQEKSKDLPAQSSGSFSLCPGVKSTTPPGEMYFVSSSLQQKGQSQTSPDPRSDTSSPDMKRSHSESPSLQSKSHTPLKGGRSRSSSPVTELTPRSPPRPDRSELSSPRLKSGMSPEQSKSQSDSFPYPAMDSKSLLGQSRLEPSESKEKTGLLFQEDITVSSPGPRDKSSPFPVQDKSESSPVLRETPKTPSRERGGVGSSPDTKDQSTSAKPSQDEELMDVEKSEESSNQVLSHLSPELKEMAGGNFESSPEIEERPVSLTLDQSQSQTSLEAEVPAVASTWSGPHFSPEHKELSNSSPRENSFGSPLEFRNSGPVAEMNAGFSPEVKEDLNGSFPNQLETDPFVDMKEQSTRSSRRSSSELSPDAVEKAGMSSNQSVSSPVLDAVPRTPSRERSSSASPELKDGLPRTPSRRSRSGSSPGLRDGSGTPSRHSLSGSSPGMKDIPRTPSRGRSECDSSPEPKALPQTPRPRSRSPSSPELNNKCLTPQRERSGSESSVEQKTMARTPLGQRSRSGSSQELDGKPGASPQERSESDSSPDSKAKTRVPLRERSRSGSSPEVDSKARPSPRRSRSGSSPEVKEKLRVAPRAQSGSDSSPEPKAPALRALPRRSRSGSSSKGRGPSPDGSSSSESSPEHPPKSRTARRSSRSSPEPKTKSRTPPRRRSSRSSPELTRKARLSRRSRSASSSPETRSRTPPRRRRSPSVSSPEPAEKSRSSRRRRSASSPRAKTTSRRGRSPSPKPRGLQRSRSRSRREKTRTTRRRDRSGSSQSTSRRRQRSRSRSRVTRRRRGGSGYHSRSPARQESSRTSSRRRRGRSRTPPASRKRSRSRTSPAPWKRSRSRASPATHRRSRSRTPLVSRRRSRSRTSPVSRRRSRSRTSVTRRRSRSRASPVSRRRSRSRTPPVTRRRSRSRTPTRRRSRSRTPPVTRRRSRSRTPPVTRRRSRSRTSPIARRRSRSRTSPVTRRRSRSRTSPVTRRRSRSRTSPVTRRRSRSRTPPAIRRRSRSRTPLLPRKRSRSRSPLAIRRRSRSRTPRTTRGKRSLTRSPPAIRRRSASGSSSDRSRSATPPATRNHSGSRTPPVALNSSRMSCFSRPSMSPTPLDRCRSPGMLEPLGSSRTPMSVLQQAGGSMMDGPGPRIPDHPRTSVPENHAQSRIALALTAISLGTARPPPSMSAAGLAARMSQVPAPVPLMSLRTAPAASLASRIPAASAAAMNLAGARTPAIPTAVNLADSRTPAAAAAMNLASPRTAVAPSAVNLADPRTPTAPAVNLAGARTPAALAALSLTGSGTPPTAANYPSSSRTAQAAAPANLVGPRSAHATAPVNIASSRTPPAMAPASLTSARMAPALSGANLTSPRVPLTAYERVSGRTSPPLLDRARSRTPPGGPGSRTPPSALSQSRMTSERAPSPASRMVQASSQCVLPPAQDRPRSPAPSAFSDQSRALLAQTTPVAGSQSLSSGTVAKTTSSAGDHNGMLSGPVPGVSHPEGGETPASTGAQQPSALATLQPAKERRSSSSSSSSSSSSSSSSSSSSSSSSSGSSSSDSEGSSLPAQPEVALKRVPSPTPAPKEAVREGRPPEPTPAKRKRRSSSSSSSSSSSSSSSSSSSSSSSSSSSSSSSSSSSSSSTSSSPSPAKPGPQALPKPASPKKPPPGERRSRSPRKPIDSLRDSRSLSYSPAERRRPSPQPSPRDQQSSSERGSRRGQRGDSRSPGHKRRRETPSPRPVRHRSSRSP; this is encoded by the exons ATGTACAACGGGATCGGGCTGCCGACGCCCCGGGGCAGCGGCACCAACGGCTACGTCCAGCGCAACCTGTCCCTGGTGCGAGGCCGCCGGGGTGAGCGGCCTGACTACAAGGGAGAGGAGGAACTGCGGCGCCTGGAGGCTGCCCTGGTGAAGCGGCCTAATCCTGACATCCTGGACCACGAGCGCAAGCGGCGCGTGGAGCTGCGATGCCTCGAGCTGGAGGAGATGATGgaagagcaggg GTACGAGGAACAGCAAATTCAGGAAAAAGTGGCTACCTTTCGACTCATGTTGCTGGAGAAGGATGTGAAccctgggggaaaggaagagaccCCAGGGCAGAGGCCAGC GGTAACTGAGACTCACCAGTTGGCAGaactgaatgagaaaaagaatgagcGACTCCGTGCTGCCTTTGGTATCAGTGATTCCTATGTAGATGGCAGCTCTTTTGATCCTCAGCGACGTGCTCGAGAAGCTAAACAACCAGCTCCAGAGCCTCCCAAACCTTACAG CCTTGTCCGGGAGTCCAGCAGTTCTCGCTCACCAACCCcaaagcaaaagaagaagaaaaagaagaaagatagagGACG GTCAGAGAGCAGCTCTCCTCGACgagagaggaagaagagttcTAAGAAGAAGAAGCACAG GTCAGAATCTGAATCCAAAAAACGGAAGCATAG GTCTCCCACTCCAAAGAGCAAACGTAAATCTAAGGACAAGAAGCGGAAGCG GTCTCGTAGTACAACACCAGCCCCCAAGAGCCGCCGGGCCCACCGTTCAACGTCTGCTGACTCTGCTTCCTCTTCCGATACTTCCCGCAGTCG GTCTCGAAGTGCGGCAGCAAAGACCCATACAATTACCTTGACTGGGCGAAGTCCTTCCCCTGTTTCAGGGCGTCGAGGGGAGGGAGATGCACCTTCTAAGGAACAAGGTACCACCAACACAGGGCAGCCTAGCAGCCCAGAGCCCTCTACAAAGCAGCCTAGCAGTCCTCATGaggacaaagacaaagacaaggaG AAATCTGCAATTCGACCTAGCCCCTCTCCGGAAAGGAGCAGCGCAGGCCCAGAACCACCTGCTCCCACTCCGCTCCTTGCTGAGCAACATGGCGGCTCCCCACAACCCCTTGCAACAACCACCTTAAGTCAGGAGCCAGTGAACCCCCCATCTGAGGCTTCCCCAACCCGGGGCCGTTCACCACCTAAGTCTCCTGAGAAACCTCCCCAGTCGTCTTCAGAGAGCTGCCCACCATCCCCTCAACCTACCAAAGTTTCTCGACATGCCAGCTCTTCCCCTGAAAGTCCTAAACCTGCACCAGCTCCTGGGTCCCGCCGAGAGATTTCTTCTTCTCCCGCATCCAAGAGTCGCTCACATGGCCGAGCAAAGCGGGATAAGTCACATTCTCATACCCCTTCTCGAAGAGTGGGGAGGTCCCGTAGCCCTACCACCACTAAGAGGGGGCGATCTCGGTCTCGAACCCCTACCAAAAGAGGTCATTCTAGGTCCCGGTCCCCTCAGTGGCGTAGGTCCCGGTCTGCACAGAGGTGGGGACGGTCCAGAAGCCCCCAGCGACGTGGTCGCTCTAGGTCTCCTCAGCGACCAGGCTGGTCTAGAAGCAGAAATACCCAGAGAAGAGGCAGGTCTAGATCAGCAAGGCGAGGCAGGTCTCATTCTAGATCCCCAGCCGCTAGGGGCAGATCTCGTTCTAGAACGCCAGCCCGCCGGGCTAGATCTCGCTCTAGAACGCCTGCCAGGCGGAGATCACGATCCAGAACACCTGCCAGGCGTAGGTCCCGCTCTAGAACACCAGCCCGGAGAGGCAGGTCTCGCTCTAGGACACCTGCTAGGCGCAGATCTAGGACCCGATCGCCAGTACGACGGAGGTCTCGTAGCAGATCACCAGCCAGGAGAAGTGGCAGGTCACGCTCTAGAACTCCAGCCAGACGTCGGTCACGCTCTAGAACACCAGCCAGGAGAGGGAGGTCTCGGTCTAGGACACCGGCAAGACGAGGACGATCTCGGTCTAGGACACCCGTAAGACGAGGACGATCTCGGTCTAGGACACCAGCAAGACGAAGATCTCGTAGTAGAAGTCTAGTTAGACGAGGAAGATCTCATTCTAGAACACCACAAAGAAGAGGCAGGTCTGGTTCATCATCAGAGCGGAAGAACAAATCCAGAGCATCACAGAGGAGGAGCAGGTCCAACTCAAGCCCGGAAATGAAAAAATCTCGAGTTTCTTCAAGACGGAGCAGGTCTCTCTCTTCACCGCGGTCCAAAGCAAAATCTCGCTTGTCTTTGAGGCGAAGCCTTTCGGGATCCTCTCCGTGTCCTAAACAAAAGTCTCGGACACCACCAAGGCGCAGTCGCTCTGGATCATCCCAGCCGAAAGCTAAATCTAGAACACCACCAAGGCGAAGTCGTTCTGgttcttctcctccttctaaCCAGAAATCTAAAACACCTTCAAGACAGAGTTGTTCCAGTTCATCTCCTCAACCTAAAGTGAAGTCTGGAACACCACCAAGGCAAGGGTCTGTAACAAGTCCCCAGGCAAATGAACAATCTGCGACACCACAAATACAGAGCCGTTCAGAATCATCACCTGACCCTGAGGTGAAATCTATGACCCCTTCAAGACATAGCTGCTCTGGGTCCTCTCCTCCTAGAGTGAAATCTAGCACCCCTCCAAGAGGGAGCCGCTCTGGATCGTCATCTCCACAACCCAAAGTGAAGGCAGTAATGTCGCCAGTCCAAAGTCATTCTGGCTCCTCTTCTCCAAGTCCTAGTAGGGTAACCTCTAAAACACCGCCAAGGCAAAGCAGATCAGAGTCTCCTTGCTCCAAGATGGAATCTAGATTGTTGCAGAGACACAGCCGTTCTAGGTCCTCTTCACCAGATACCAAAGTGAAACCTGGAACACCACCAAGACAAAGTCACTCAGGGTCTACTTCACCATGCCCTAAAGTTAAGCCCCAAACTCCATCAGGGCACAGTCTTTGTGGATCTAAGTCCCCATGTTCCCAAGAGAAGTCTAAAGACTTACCAGCACAAAGTTCtggatccttctctctctgtccaggAGTAAAGTCTACCACACCACCAGGAGAAATGTATTTTGTCTCCTCTTCTCTGCAACAGAAAGGACAATCACAGACTTCACCAGACCCTAGATCTGATACTTCAAGTCCAGACATGAAACGGAGTCACTCTGAGTCTCCGTCTCTGCAGAGCAAATCTCACACACCTCTTAAGGGTGGCCGGTCCAGGTCTTCATCTCCAGTCACTGAGCTGACACCCAGATCTCCACCAAGACCAGACAGAAGTGAATTGTCAAGTCCTAGGCTAAAATCTGGAATGTCTCCTGAGCAGAGCAAGTCTCAGTCTGACTCTTTCCCATATCCTGCCATGGACTCTAAATCTCTTTTGGGGCAGAGTAGATTGGAGCCTTCTGagtcaaaagagaaaacaggcttACTCTTTCAGGAAGATATTACTGTGTCATCTCCTGGACCAAGAGACAAATCTAGTCCTTTCCCAGTGCAGGATAAATCTGAGTCCTCACCAGTACTCAGAGAGACACCTAAAACCCCATCAAGGGAAAGAGGTGGTGTTGGGTCATCCCCAGATACAAAAGACCAAAGTACGTCAGCTAAGCCAAGCCAAGATGAGGAATTAATGGACGTCGAGAAATCTGAAGAATCCTCAAACCAGGTCCTCTCTCATTTGTCTCCAGAACTTAAAGAAATGGCTGGAGGTAATTTTGAATCCTCACCTGAAATAGAAGAAAGACCTGTGTCTTTGACTCTTGACCAAAGCCAGTCACAGACTTCTTTGGAAGCAGAAGTCCCTGCAGTGGCCTCAACTTGGAGTGGGCCACATTTTTCTCCAGAGCATAAAGAGCTGTCTAATTCCTCCCCGAGGGAGAATAGCTTTGGATCACCTTTAGAATTTAGAAACTCAGGTCCTGTTGCAGAAATGAATGCTGGGTTTTCTCCTGAGGTTAAAGAAGATTTGAATGGATCTTTTCCTAATCAGCTGGAGACAGATCCATTTGTAGACATGAAAGAACAATCCACAAGGTCCTCCAGACGCAGCAGTTCTGAGTTATCGCCAGATGCAGTGGAAAAAGCAGGAATGTCTTCAAATCAGAGTGTTTCTTCGCCAGTGCTTGATGCTGTACCCAGAACGCCATCGAGGGAAAGAAGTAGCTCTGCATCTCCTGAACTGAAAGACGGTTTACCCAGAACCCCCTCAAGGAGAAGCAGGTCTGGGTCTTCTCCAGGACTTAGAGATGGGTCTGGGACTCCCTCGAGGCACAGTTTATCTGGGTCCTCTCCTGGAATGAAAGATATACCTAGAACACCGTCTAGGGGGAGAAGTGAATGTGATTCTTCTCCAGAACCAAAAGCTTTGCCCCAGACTCCTAGGCCAAGGAGTCGTTCTCCATCATCTCCAGAGCTCAACAACAAGTGTCTTACCCCCCAGAGAGAACGAAGTGGGTCAGAGTCATCAgttgaacagaagaccatggctaGGACTCCTCTTGGACAGAGAAGTCGATCTGGGTCTTCTCAAGAACTTGATGGGAAGCCCGGTGCATCCCCTCAAGAAAGAAGTGAATCAGACTCTTCTCCAGATTCCAAAGCTAAGACACGAGTACCACTTAGAGAAAGGAGTCGGTCAGGGTCGTCTCCAGAGGTTGATAGCAAAGCCCGACCTTCTCCTCGCCGTAGTAGGTCTGGCTCATCCCCTGAAGTTAAAGAGAAGCTGCGAGTGGCACCCAGGGCACAGAGCGGTTCTGATTCTTCTCCTGAACCCAAGGCTCCTGCCCTTCGAGCTCTTCCCAGACGAAGCAGGTCAGGTTCATCGAGCAAAGGCAGAGGCCCTTCTCCGGACGGAAGCAGCAGTTCAGAGTCCTCTCCAGAACACCCACCCAAATCCAGAACTGCTAGAAGAAGCTCTAGGTCATCACCAGAGCCCAAGACCAAGTCCCGCACTCCACCTCGCCGTCGCAGCTCTAGATCGTCTCCTGAGCTGACTAGGAAGGCCAGGCTGTCTCGTAGAAGCCGCTCTGCATCGTCCTCACCAGAGACCCGTTCTAGAACCCCCCCGAGACGTCGAAGAAGTCCTTCAGTGTCTTCCCCAGAGCCAGCTGAAAAGTCAAGGTCCTCACGCCGGCGGCGCTCAGCTTCATCCCCACGTGCTAAGACAACTTCAAGGAGAGGCCGTTCTCCTTCACCAAAGCCTCGTGGGCTTCAGAGATCCCGTTCCCgctcaaggagagagaaaaccagaacAACTCGACGTCGAGATAGGTCTGGATCTTCTCAGTCAACTTCGCGGAGAAGACAGCGGAGCCGGTCGAGGTCTCGGGTCACTCGGCGGCGGAGGGGAGGCTCTGGTTACCACTCAAGGTCACCTGCCCGGCAGGAGAGTTCCCGAACTTCTTCCCGACGCCGAAGAGGCCGTTCTCGGACACCCCCAGCCAGTCGGAAGCGGTCCCGCTCTCGTACATCACCAGCTCCGTGGAAACGCTCACGGTCTCGGGCCTCTCCAGCCACTCACCGGCGGTCCAGGTCCAGAACACCTTTGGTCAGCCGCCGTAGGTCCAGGTCTCGAACTTCACCAGTCAGTCGGAGACGATCAAGGTCCAGGACATCAGTGACTCGACGAAGATCTCGATCCAGAGCATCGCCAGTGAGTCGAAGGCGATCCAGGTCTAGAACACCACCAGTAACCCGCCGTCGTTCAAGATCCAGAACCCCAACACGCCGGCGCTCCCGTTCCAGAACTCCACCGGTGACTCGAAGAAGGTCCAGATCTAGGACTCCACCAGTGACCAGGAGGCGATCTCGAAGCAGAACTTCCCCTATCGCTCGCAGAAGATCGAGATCCAGAACGTCTCCAGTCACCCGTAGGAGATCTCGATCTCGCACATCTCCAGTAACTCGAAGGAGGTCCCGCTCTCGAACCTCTCCGGTGACACGCCGCCGATCTCGGTCCCGAACACCTCCTGCTATTCGGCGTCGCTCTAGATCTCGGACCCCGCTGTTGCCACGCAAGCGTTCTCGAAGTCGCTCTCCCCTTGCCATCCGTCGCCGTTCCAGATCCCGTACTCCACGAACAACTCGGGGCAAACGGTCCTTAACGAGATCTCCTCCCGCCATCCGAAGACGTTCTGCATCCGGAAGTAGTTCTGATCGTTCACGTTCTGCTACTCCTCCGGCAACGAGAAATCATTCTGGTTCTCGGACCCCTCCAGTAGCGCTCAATAGCTCCAGAATGAGCTGTTTCAGTCGTCCTAGCATGTCACCAACTCCTCTGGACCGCTGTCGATCACCTGGAATGCTGGAACCCCTTGGCAGCTCCAGAACACCTATGTCTGTCCTGCAGCAAGCTGGTGGCTCCATGATGGATGGTCCAGGTCCCCGAATTCCTGATCACCCGAGAACATCTGTGCCGGAAAATCACGCACAGTCTAGGATCGCACTTGCCCTGACAGCCATCAGTCTTGGCACTGCTCGGCCGCCTCCATCCATGTCTGCTGCTGGCCTTGCTGCAAGAATGTCCCAGGTCCCGGCTCCAGTGCCTCTCATGAGTCTCAGAACGGCTCCAGCTGCCAGTCTTGCCAGCAGGATTCCTGCAGCTTCTGCAGCAGCGATGAATCTGGCCGGTGCCAGGACACCTGCCATACCAACAGCAGTGAACCTGGCTGACTCCAGAACGCCAGCTGCGGCGGCAGCCATGAACTTGGCCAGCCCCAGAACAGCAGTGGCACCTTCTGCTGTGAACCTCGCTGACCCTCGCACCCCTACAGCCCCGGCTGTGAATCTAGCAGGAGCCAGAACCCCGGCTGCCTTGGCAGCTCTGAGTCTCACCGGCTCTGGCACTCCCCCGACCGCTGCAAACTATCCCTCCAGCTCCAGAACAGCCCAGGCTGCAGCCCCTGCAAACCTGGTGGGTCCTAGATCTGCACATGCTACAGCTCCTGTGAATATTGCCAGCTCCAGAACCCCTCCGGCCATGGCACCTGCAAGCCTCACCAGTGCTAGGATGGCTCCAGCCTTGTCTGGTGCAAACCTTACCAGTCCCCGGGTGCCCCTCACTGCTTACGAACGTGTTAGTGGTAGAACCTCACCACCACTTCTTGACCGAGCCAGATCCAGAACCCCACCAGGAGGCCCAGGCTCCAGAACCCCACCGTCTGCCCTCAGCCAGTCTAGAATGACCTCTGAGCGGGCTCCCTCTCCTGCTTCTAGGATGGTCCAGGCTTCCTCCCAGTGTGTTCTTCCTCCAGCTCAGGATCGACCTAGGTCCCCTGCGCCATCTGCTTTTTCTGACCAGTCCCGAGCTTTGCTTGCCCAGACCACCCCTGTAGCAGGGTCTCAGTCCCTCTCCTCTGGGACGGTGGCAAAGACCACGTCCTCTGCTGGTGACCACAACGGCATGCTCTCTGGCCCTGTCCCTGGGGTGTCCCACCCTGAGGGTGGGGAAACACCGGCCTCCACGGGGGCCCAGCAGCCTTCTGCATTGGCCACCCTGCAGCCGGCAAAGGAGCGGCGgagttcctcctcctcctcctcatccagctcctcctcttcatcctcgtcatcgtcctcttcctcctcctcttcctccggTTCCAGTTCTAGCGACTCGGAGGGCTCTAGCCTTCCTGCTCAACCTGAGGTAGCGCTGAAGAG ggtccccagccccaccccggcccccaaGGAGGCTGTTCGAGAGGGACGTCCTCCGGAGCCGACCCCGGCCAAGCGGAAGAGGCGCTCCAGTAGCTCCAgttccagctcctcctcctcctcttcctcctcctcctcctcttcctcctcctcctcttcctcctcctcctcctcctcctcttcctcctcctcttcctcctctacttcttcgtccccctcccccgctaaGCCTGGCCCTCAGGCCTTGCCCAAACCTGCAAGCCCCAAGAAGCCACCCCCCGGCGAGCGGAG GTCCCGTAGTCCTCGGAAGCCAATAGATTCCCTCCGAGATTCTCGGTCCCTCAGCTACTCGCCTGCGGAGCGCCGCCGCCCTTCGCCTCAGCCCTCGCCACGGGACCAGCAGAG TAGCAGCGAGCGGGGTTCCCGCAGAGGCCAGCGTGGGGACAGCCGCTCCCCTGGCCACAAGCGCAGGAGGGAGACACCCAGCCCCCGCCCCGTGCGGCACCGCTCATCCAG GTCTCCTTGA